A single window of Castor canadensis chromosome 3, mCasCan1.hap1v2, whole genome shotgun sequence DNA harbors:
- the LOC109679272 gene encoding mast cell protease 8-like, whose amino-acid sequence MYQLLFFVMVVLPFSPEAGKIKWGREVTPHSQPYMAFVKFYDLQLAKKRCGAFLVQDNIVIMTAAHCNGSKINVTLGAHDIKQKENTQQVIPVVKAIPHQNYNIKTKVNNIMLMKLKYKAQLNAYVNTIALPNSQDWVIPGQVCSVAGWGKLSNGQLAETLQEVNLKVQNEQKCRNIFPNYNKSIQLCVGNPKDKKATDSGDSRGLFVCNNVSQGIVSYKCHSGKLPQVFTRISSFMLWIKKTIKQLKHL is encoded by the exons ATGTACCAGCTCCTGTTCTTTGTGATGGTTGTCCTGCCCTTCAGTCCTGAAGCAG GAAAAATCAAATGGGGTAGGGAGGTCacaccccactctcagccttaCATGGCATTTGTAAAGTTCTACGATCTCCAGTTAGCCAAGAAGCGCTGCGGTGCTTTCCTGGTGCAAGACAACATAGTAATAATGACAGCTGCTCACTGTAATGGAAG CAAAATAAATGTCACCTTGGGTGCTCATGatatcaaacaaaaagaaaacacccaGCAGGTCATTCCTGTTGTCAAAGCCATCCCTCACCAGAACTATAATATTAAAACAAAGGTCAATAACATAATGCTAATGAAG CTAAAATACAAGGCTCAACTCAATGCATATGTGAACACCATCGCCCTGCCAAACAGCCAAGACTGGGTGATACCTGGGCAGGTGTGCAGTGTGGCAGGATGGGGGAAACTGTCTAATGGTCAACTTGCTGAAACTCTTCAGGAAGTGAACTTAAAAGTTCAGAATGAGCAGAAGTGCAGAAACATCTTTCCAAACTACAACAAGTCCATCCAACTGTGTGTGGGAAACCCTAAGGACAAGAAGGCTACTGATAGT GGTGATTCCAGGGGACTGTTTGTGTGTAACAATGTGAGCCAGGGTATTGTCagttataaatgtcacagtgggAAACTTCCTCAGGTCTTCACAAGGATCTCAAGCTTTATGCTCTGgattaagaaaacaatcaaacagCTTAAGCATCTCTAG